From Vicia villosa cultivar HV-30 ecotype Madison, WI unplaced genomic scaffold, Vvil1.0 ctg.002484F_1_1, whole genome shotgun sequence, one genomic window encodes:
- the LOC131638913 gene encoding ABC transporter I family member 21-like gives MARENENSGGIQVQGMQFSYDGLQQLPPLFLDFNLHVAPGSRCLLVGANGSGKTTLLKILAGKHMVGGKDVVRVLNCSAFHDTQLVCSGDLAYLGGSWSKNVGCAGDIPLQGDFSAEHMIFGVEGINPDRRDKLIDLLDIDLQWRMHKVSDGQRRRVQICLGLLHPYKVLLLDEVTVDLDVVTRMDLLEFFKEECEQREATIVYATHIFDGLETWATHLAYIQEGELRRAEKISDVNELKSSANLLSVVESWLRAETKIEKKKPVINTSNAQGNPFASSPFFSSRHMAYYR, from the exons ATGGCGAGAGAGAATGAAAATTCCGGAGGAATCCAAGTCCAAGGCATGCAATTCTCATACGACGGACTACAGCAACTCCCGCCGCTTTTCCTCGACTTCAACCTCCACGTCGCTCCTGGATCTCGATGCCTCCTCGTCGGTGCTAACGGATCCG GGAAGACGACTTTGCTGAAGATTTTGGCTGGGAAACATATGGTTGGAGGGAAAGACGTTGTGCGTGTGTTGAATTGTTCCGCTTTTCATGATACGCAGCTTGTTTGTAGTGGAGATCTTGCTTATTTGGGTGGATCTTGGAGTAAAAACGTCGGTTGCGCT GGAGACATTCCACTCCAGGGAGATTTCTCTGCAGAACATATGATATTTGGTG TCGAAGGCATTAATCCTGATAGGAGAGACAAGTTGATTGATCTGCTTGATATAGATCTGCAGTGGCGAATGCATAAGGTTTCCGATGGGCAGCGGCGTAGAGTGCAAATTTGTCTGGGTCTTCTTCATCCATACAAG GTCCTCTTGCTGGATGAGGTTACAGTTGACCTGGATGTTGTTACCCGAATGGATTTATTGGAATTCTTCAAGGAAGAATGTGAACAG AGAGAAGCTACAATTGTATATGCAACTCACATTTTTGATGGACTAGAGACATGGGCCACCCATTTGGCATACATACAAGAAGGCGAACTGAGAAGAGCAGAAAAAATATCAGATGTTAATGAGTTGAAATCTTCAGCTAATCTTCTGTCTGTTGTAGAGTCATGGCTCCGTGCTGAAACAAAGATTGAAAAGAAGAAACCCGTCATCAATACATCTAATGCTCAAGGAAATCCCTTCGCTAGCTCTCCATTCTTTTCATCCAGACACATGGCATATTATCGATAG